In a genomic window of Pseudorasbora parva isolate DD20220531a chromosome 24, ASM2467924v1, whole genome shotgun sequence:
- the LOC137064258 gene encoding uncharacterized protein, which yields MASLGSELGKINAIINQSSEIEDGTPARYRLKPTSDSPDKSDPCRKIIFGERDKDKPHKTILMVGETGTGKTKLINAMINYMLDVQREDKVWFEITDDQSDRPQVHSQTSSITVYEFYLQQSPIHLTVIDTPGFGDIHHDKGIAESLLSLCKSAEGINEVDAVCLVIRATQTRLSDREIYIFDTVQSLFGRDIVENIVLLFTHSRGAIPKNVLTAVEEAKVKCAVDDKNQPVYFLFDNCQSDAAGEEYEILEQPWNLSFKGMAGLFMFLDNIKPKTLKMTQDVLQQREKLEANLSDFQAHVQKMEIKKNELKQSQEDLEFVKNNKNFEYEDEVPYKEKVDIDYSLASVAMCCTVCEENCHYPGCWWVSGLSNCSVMKDDHCTVCTNKCHYKEHVKGAKIYVTMTKKEKRINEELKKKYDGQIGDSVSLVETLEEELQELEKETIKLVIESFHCVDSLQMIALNPVSLITLLHIDFLIEKLKEINEPEKAETLENIKKRAGEVLEYVKRCVKSEKCILDGSYVIKY from the coding sequence ATGGCCAGTTTAGGATCAGAATTAGGCAAAATTAATGCAATCATCAATCAAAGTAGTGAAATAGAAGATGGGACTCCTGCTCGATACCGTCTGAAACCAACAAGTGACTCTCCTGATAAATCTGACCCATGTAGAAAAATTATCTTTGGGGAGAGAGACAAAGACAAACCCCATAAAACCATTCTGATGGTGGGAGAGACAGGAACAGGAAAAACAAAACTGATCAATGCGATGATCAACTACATGTTAGATGTTCAGAGAGAAGACAAGGTTTGGTTTGAGATCACAGATGACCAGAGTGACCGACCACAAGTTCACAGTCAGACCTCCAGCATCACTGTTTATGAGTTTTATCTACAACAGAGTCCAATCCATCTAACAGTCATCGACACACCAGGATTTGGAGACATCCATCATGATAAAGGGATCGCTGAGAGTTTGCTTAGTTTATGTAAATCTGCAGAAGGGATCAATGAAGTAGATGCAGTGTGTCTGGTGATTAGAGCAACTCAGACTCGACTCTCTGACAGAGaaatatacatatttgacaCTGTTCAGTCTTTATTTGGGAGAGATATTGTTGAAAACATTGTCTTGCTCTTCACACACTCACGTGGAGCCATCCCTAAAAATGTCCTGACGGCTGTTGAAGAGGCTAAAGTCAAGTGTGCAGTGGATGACAAGAATCAGCCGGTGTATTTCCTGTTTGACAACTGTCAGTCAGACGCCGCTGGTGAAGAATATGAAATACTGGAACAGCCATGGAATCTCAGTTTTAAAGGAATGGCAGGATTGTTCATGTTTCTTGACAACATAAAACCAAAAACCTTGAAGATGACTCAAGATGTGCTGCAACAACGGGAGAAGTTGGAGGCAAATTTGTCCGATTTCCAAGCACATGTTCAAAAGAtggaaataaagaaaaatgagCTGAAACAATCTCAAGAAGATCTAGAATTTGTCAAGAACAATAAGAACTTTGAGTATGAAGATGAAGTGCCCTACAAAGAGAAGGTTGATATTGATTATTCTCTAGCTAGTGTAGCGATGTGCTGCACCGTCTGTGAGGAGAACTGTCATTATCCAGGATGCTGGTGGGTCAGCGGTCTCTCAAACTGCAGCGTGATGAAAGACGATCACTGTACAGTGTGCACTAATAAATGCCACTACAAAGAACACGTCAAAGGAGCAAAAATATATGTCACAATGACAAAGAAGGAGAAGAGGATAAATGAAGAGTTAAAGAAGAAATATGATGGACAGATTGGTGACAGTGTGTCTTTGGTCGAGACGCTGGAAGAAGAACTGCAAGAATTAGAAAAAGAGACAATAAAGCTAGTGATTGAATCTTTTCACTGTGTGGACTCTCTGCAGATGATCGCACTAAATCCTGTTTCTCTGATCACACTTCTCCACATTGATTTTCTGATTGAGAAGCTGAAGGAAATAAATGAGCCTGAAAAGGCAGAAACACTGGAAAACATCAAGAAGAGAGCAGGAGAAGTGCTGGAATATGTGAAAAGATGCGTCAAATCAGAGAAGTGCATCCTGGATGGGTCCTATGTGATaaaatactaa